The following proteins are co-located in the Perca fluviatilis chromosome 22, GENO_Pfluv_1.0, whole genome shotgun sequence genome:
- the mak gene encoding serine/threonine-protein kinase MAK isoform X3, with amino-acid sequence MMNRYTTLRQLGDGTYGSVLMGRSNESGELVAIKRMKRKFYSWEECMNLREVKSLKKLNHANVVKLKEVIRENDHLYFVFEYMKENLYQLMKDRENKMFSENEIRNILFQVISGLAFVHKHGFFHRDMKPENLLCMGPELVKIADFGLAREIRSKPPYTDYVSTRWYRAPEVLLRSSTYSSPIDLWAVGCIMAELYTLRPLFPGNSEVDEIFKICQVLGTVKKTDWSEGYQLASAMNFRFPQCVPTHLKTLIPNASNEAIALMRDMLQWDPKKRPTAVQALRYPYFQVGQILGPRPQSQEVKKVQARPLAQNQVSESNADPQQSSSESKASTSSSRNQQQQHHQPLQQIPLPQTESKPAGLCQAKTASLGSENSNGGGVGMGVLKSGRRRWGQTVAKTSDSWEESDPSETAASNSKKPSLGNAEEQRSPKEHRPQPKEQKHLYSFSTVTKLPNNVKIGQMDSNLPGSAARQHYLSQSRYLPGLIGKNQTPGEKELSGMTLRDLWENSSNTVNKPLAPIGGGLSVTRANAEENASKSEDSPSEKTVVKERILEKIDLSKGNFVSTKYNLSGGYIPSFQKKEVGSVGQRIQLAPLAGQHTNKLKSVKPKPTSNSSLSESNEDYEGWKRRADRTQMKGSSYSALGKTSGSLLSRAPPVQPVHGRVDWTSKYGGNR; translated from the exons TCACTAAAGAAGCTCAACCATGCGAATGTGGTGAAACTGAAGGAGGTAATCAGAGAGAACGACCACCTCTACTTTGTCTTTGAGTATATGAAGGAGAACCTTTACCAGCTTATGAAGGACAG AGAGAACAAGATGTTCTCAGAGAATGAAATTAGGAACATCTTGTTTCAAGTGATATCTGGGTTGGCTTTTGTACATAAGCATG GTTTCTTTCATCGAGACATGAAGCCAGAGAATCTGCTGTGCATGGGTCCAGAACTGGTCAAAATAGCAGATTTTGGACTGGCCAGAGAGATCCGCTCCAAACCTCCCTACACAGACTATGTATCAACCAGATG GTACCGCGCACCCGAGGTCCTGCTCAGGTCGTCTACTTACAGCTCTCCTATCGACCTGTGGGCTGTGGGCTGCATCATGGCTGAACTCTATACTCTCAGACCTCTTTTCCCTGGGAACAGTGAAGTGGATGAGATCTTTAAGATCTGCCAAGTCCTAGGCACCGTCAAAAAG ACGGATTGGTCAGAGGGCTACCAACTGGCTTCTGCTATGAACTTTCGCTTCCCCCAATGTGTGCCGACCCACCTGAAGACCCTCATCCCTAATGCCAGCAATGAGGCTATCGCTCTGATGAGGGACATGCTGCAGTGGGACCCCAAAAAAAGACCCACTGCTGTGCAG GCCCTGCGTTACCCGTACTTCCAGGTAGGCCAGATCTTAGGGCCTCGTCCTCAGAGCCAGGAGGTCAAGAAGGTCCAGGCCAGGCCGCTGGCCCAGAACCAGGTCTCGGAGTCCAACGCTGATCCCCAGCAGTCTTCCTCTGAGTCCAAAGCCTCCACATCCTCCTCCAGGAACCAACAGCAGCAACATCATCAGCCTCTTCAGCAGATTCCCCTTCCCCAAACTGAGAGTAAACCAGCCGGCCTCTGCCAGGCA AAAACAGCATCGCTGGGCAGCGAGAACAGCAATGGTGGTGGTGTCGGGATGGGGGTACTGAAGAGTGGCCGTCGTCGCTGGGGCCAGACGGTGGCCAAGACCTCGGACAGCTGGGAGGAATCCGACCCCTCGGAAACCGCCGCCTCCAACTCCAAGAAACCCAGCCTGGGGAACgcagaggagcagaggagcCCTAAGGAGCACCGCCCACA GCCCAAGGAGCAGAAACATCTGTATTCCTTCAGCACAGTCACTAAGCTACCCAACAATGTTAAGATTGGTCAAATGGACTCCAATCTCCCAGGATCTGCTGCGCGACAGCACTATCTGAGCCAGTCACGATACTTGCCAG GGTTGATCGGCAAGAATCAGACTCCTGGAGAGAAGGAGCTGAGTGGTATGACGCTGCGGGACCTGTGGGAGAACTCCTCAAACACTGTAAATAAACCGCTTGCTCCTATTGGAGGAGGATTATCTGTCACCAGAGCCAACGCAG AAGAGAATGCTTCTAAATCTGAGGATAGCCCTTCAGAGAAAACGGTTGTTAAAGAGAGAATACTGGAGAAAATTGATCTCTCCAAAG GGAACTTTGTAAGCACCAAATACAACCTCTCTGGCGGTTATATCCCATCATTCCAAAAGAAAGAGGTGGGCTCAGTTGGACAGAGAATCCAGCTTGCCCCTTTGGCTGGCCAGCACACAA ACAAATTGAAATCTGTGAAGCCCAAACCCACATCCAACTCATCTTTGAGTGAGAGTAATGAAG ATTACGAGGGCTGGAAGAGGAGGGCAGACAGGACTCAGATGAAGGGGAGCAGCTACTCAGCCCTGGGGAAAACCTCTGGGAGTCTCCTGAGCAGAGCTCCGCCCGTGCAGCCTGTCCACGGCAGGGTGGACTGGACCTCCAAATATGGTGGAAATCGGTAG